The proteins below are encoded in one region of Verrucomicrobiota bacterium:
- a CDS encoding zinc metallopeptidase, with product MTFELYILLIGAPLALALWAQFRVSSAFKTYKEIPAASGVTGADAARRILADAGIHDVRVEEINDMLGDHYDPSAKRLCLSTEVYNGASIASVGIAAHECGHALQHKLNYGPLNLRMQIVPATQFASQILPFVIMGGFFFHMTHLINLGIACYAVLMVFQLITLPVEFDASNRAKAILQQMGIIRPGEEAAGVNAVLNAAALTYVAAFVAALGNLIYLFLARNHDER from the coding sequence ATGACCTTCGAGCTCTACATCCTCCTGATCGGTGCGCCTCTGGCATTGGCCCTCTGGGCGCAGTTCCGAGTCTCCTCGGCCTTCAAGACCTACAAGGAGATCCCTGCCGCCTCGGGGGTGACCGGGGCTGATGCTGCGCGGCGCATCCTTGCCGATGCGGGGATCCACGATGTCCGGGTCGAGGAGATCAACGACATGCTCGGCGACCATTACGATCCCTCCGCCAAGCGCCTCTGCCTCTCCACCGAAGTCTACAACGGCGCTTCGATCGCCTCGGTCGGCATCGCCGCGCACGAATGTGGCCACGCGCTGCAGCACAAGCTCAACTACGGCCCGCTCAACCTCCGGATGCAGATCGTTCCAGCCACGCAGTTCGCCTCGCAGATCCTCCCCTTCGTGATCATGGGCGGCTTCTTCTTCCACATGACGCACCTGATCAACCTCGGCATCGCCTGCTACGCGGTCCTGATGGTCTTCCAGCTTATCACCCTCCCGGTGGAGTTCGACGCTTCCAATCGCGCCAAGGCGATCCTGCAGCAGATGGGGATCATCCGCCCCGGAGAGGAAGCCGCCGGCGTGAATGCCGTCCTGAATGCGGCCGCCCTCACGTATGTCGCCGCCTTCGTCGCCGCTCTCGGCAACCTGATCTACCTGTTCCTCGCGAGGAACCATGATGAGAGGTAG
- the thiD gene encoding bifunctional hydroxymethylpyrimidine kinase/phosphomethylpyrimidine kinase: protein MSLPVVLTIAGSDSSCGAGAQADLKTFSALGCHGLTAITCIVAEIPGNVRSIQAVKPEIVRDQLELLLEAYPIAAIKTGMLFSTPIIRVIAEVLASLKNLPPLVIDPVMVASSGAPLLKQGSLTAYEKHLFPLATLITPNLDELGLLTGLRPESQAEMRSAGKRLTAATGAAVLLKGGHLKGRTATDILLTPDWEEQEYSAPFIKGVETHGTGCTYSAAIVAGLAKGLPLPKAIGLAKKFVTRAIADSLKWGKVSALDQVQR from the coding sequence ATGTCCCTTCCCGTCGTCCTCACCATAGCCGGATCCGATTCCTCCTGCGGCGCCGGTGCCCAAGCCGACCTCAAGACCTTTTCCGCGCTTGGTTGTCATGGCCTCACAGCGATCACTTGTATCGTTGCGGAAATACCCGGGAACGTCCGCTCGATCCAAGCGGTGAAGCCGGAGATCGTTCGTGATCAACTGGAACTACTACTGGAGGCCTACCCCATCGCTGCGATCAAGACTGGGATGCTTTTCTCCACACCGATCATCCGTGTTATTGCCGAGGTGCTGGCATCGCTTAAGAACCTGCCACCTCTGGTGATTGATCCGGTCATGGTTGCCTCAAGCGGTGCGCCTCTGCTCAAACAGGGCTCGCTTACTGCCTACGAGAAACATCTCTTTCCCTTGGCGACGTTGATCACGCCGAATCTGGATGAGCTTGGTTTGCTCACCGGGCTGAGGCCAGAATCCCAGGCGGAGATGAGGTCTGCCGGGAAAAGGCTCACCGCCGCGACAGGTGCAGCCGTCTTGCTTAAGGGAGGGCATCTGAAGGGGCGGACGGCCACAGACATCCTCCTGACCCCTGATTGGGAGGAGCAGGAATACAGCGCTCCCTTTATCAAGGGGGTGGAGACCCACGGTACCGGCTGTACCTACTCGGCAGCGATCGTTGCCGGATTAGCAAAGGGTTTGCCGCTTCCGAAGGCTATCGGTCTCGCCAAGAAATTCGTTACCCGTGCCATTGCCGATTCTCTCAAGTGGGGAAAGGTGTCGGCCCTCGATCAAGTCCAGCGCTGA
- a CDS encoding Xaa-Pro peptidase family protein, with translation MATTSTAKPAQKKAPARLIISESESGADMLHATGFRAPDSFVYLESRGRTAILLSDLEFDRGRREATVDEVVSQSELSASLEKSLGRKPSPAEVTARFLKARGGSRPLVPADFPLGLACELEECGIKVTPVEGMFRPERQIKTAEEVHLMTRSTRITEEGMKRAFEVLRASSIGPRNILRWGGNTLTAERLRIEIESTILRAGGIPAGNSIVACGEQACDPHERGHGPLKAHQLIILDLFPRAAASGYYGDLTRTVVRGKATEAQTRLWEICLLGQKLALGSLRSGADGGVIHSEVTQFFADNGYPTERVGVGKDGSGGRWSGFFHGTGHGLGLDLHEAPRFGAGKLKAGQVFTIEPGLYIPGLGGVRHEDVALITKTGHKLLSRCPKPLEI, from the coding sequence ATGGCAACAACGTCCACAGCAAAACCGGCACAGAAAAAAGCGCCTGCTCGCCTGATCATCTCCGAGAGCGAGTCGGGAGCCGACATGCTGCATGCCACGGGATTCAGGGCGCCTGATTCTTTTGTCTACCTGGAGAGTCGTGGGCGCACGGCGATACTGCTCAGTGATCTCGAGTTCGATCGCGGGAGGCGCGAGGCAACTGTGGACGAGGTGGTCTCGCAGAGTGAGTTGTCGGCGAGCTTGGAAAAGTCCCTTGGTAGAAAGCCTTCGCCCGCCGAAGTGACTGCACGCTTTTTGAAAGCGCGCGGAGGGAGTCGCCCTCTTGTCCCTGCGGATTTTCCGTTGGGACTCGCCTGCGAGCTTGAGGAGTGTGGCATCAAGGTAACCCCGGTCGAAGGGATGTTCCGTCCCGAACGTCAAATCAAGACTGCCGAGGAAGTCCATCTCATGACCCGTTCCACTCGGATCACCGAGGAGGGCATGAAGAGGGCTTTTGAAGTGCTCCGAGCGTCCAGCATTGGTCCTCGGAATATTCTCCGCTGGGGGGGCAACACTCTCACCGCCGAGCGTCTGCGAATAGAAATTGAGTCAACGATCCTGAGGGCTGGCGGGATCCCGGCTGGAAACTCGATCGTGGCTTGCGGTGAACAGGCCTGTGATCCCCATGAGCGGGGCCATGGCCCGCTGAAGGCCCACCAGCTGATCATTCTGGATCTTTTCCCCAGGGCGGCCGCAAGCGGCTACTACGGTGATCTGACCAGGACCGTGGTGAGGGGGAAAGCCACTGAGGCCCAGACGCGTCTCTGGGAGATCTGCCTGCTGGGTCAGAAGCTAGCGCTCGGATCCCTGCGTTCAGGAGCGGATGGTGGCGTCATTCACAGTGAGGTGACTCAATTCTTTGCCGACAACGGGTATCCCACAGAAAGAGTAGGGGTCGGGAAGGATGGATCGGGAGGTCGTTGGAGCGGATTTTTCCACGGAACCGGCCACGGCTTGGGACTCGATCTCCACGAGGCACCGCGCTTCGGTGCCGGGAAGCTCAAGGCGGGCCAGGTCTTCACGATCGAGCCCGGGCTTTATATCCCGGGACTGGGTGGGGTGCGCCATGAGGATGTCGCCCTGATCACAAAAACGGGACACAAGCTATTGAGCCGGTGTCCGAAGCCCTTGGAGATTTAA
- a CDS encoding C39 family peptidase, with product MIHHLLAAVLFLFLVSPRASALVAMTTDKGTLVKEARMAILADGHPIGFAKIPPGTRVLILSTNTAGELVVKRSQAESPFVVPQDAVAIDAPSGPSPSSPPAPPLVTPTATPPQSSTPQSTLSPSAAPSTPPAISGIKVPTAQEVNKALGISLFESGPLWEENDAMVAGRLDWPAESRTSYETGYRWYPYSDNSATTVLGARALSLFLQGINNKVAKVSVLFANKGDVAFYSSAQEAKAQSAIPNQPLMVTDHMLKGCQDAMRHDKATVESALKALFGESKPARMGRFASTTESGQRWDWNGHAFVLVAPPNEYVALRILPTSSIDDTDADRKAFAVAKANLSQRVKHKENGDVVITDLPMIDQGRKGYCVPATFERILRYYGLSEDMNILAMAGQTKAGGGTSVSGIEGATYTTLRDAGAIITKKNFSGSIQEIKPMIDAGKPLLFTHYSTEEFNKRVNERMTHRIAVTNWDDWSTRFLPSLKKTIPLKPDPEYGHICLIIGYNEKTREIAISDSWGRAAKERWMTEEEAKQIKQPGSLSVIE from the coding sequence ATGATCCACCACTTGCTGGCCGCGGTTCTCTTCCTCTTCCTTGTTTCTCCCAGGGCCTCTGCTCTGGTGGCGATGACTACGGACAAAGGCACCTTGGTGAAGGAAGCCAGGATGGCTATCCTTGCCGACGGACACCCGATCGGCTTTGCGAAGATTCCTCCTGGCACCAGGGTCTTGATCCTTTCGACAAACACTGCGGGTGAACTCGTGGTCAAGCGCTCCCAGGCGGAGAGTCCCTTTGTCGTGCCGCAGGATGCCGTCGCCATCGATGCACCCTCAGGGCCGTCCCCCTCCTCACCACCAGCACCACCATTGGTTACGCCCACCGCTACTCCACCTCAATCATCGACTCCTCAATCCACTCTCTCTCCCTCCGCCGCGCCATCGACTCCGCCTGCGATTTCCGGAATCAAAGTTCCGACCGCCCAGGAGGTGAATAAGGCCCTAGGCATTTCCCTCTTTGAAAGCGGTCCTCTGTGGGAAGAGAATGATGCAATGGTTGCGGGCCGACTCGATTGGCCGGCGGAGTCCAGAACCTCTTATGAGACGGGCTACAGATGGTATCCTTACTCGGATAATTCCGCGACCACAGTTCTCGGAGCCCGCGCTCTAAGCCTCTTTCTCCAGGGAATCAACAACAAGGTAGCCAAGGTCTCCGTGCTCTTTGCCAACAAGGGGGATGTCGCATTCTACAGCTCCGCGCAGGAAGCAAAAGCGCAGTCCGCCATTCCCAATCAACCGCTGATGGTGACCGACCATATGCTCAAGGGCTGTCAGGATGCGATGAGGCATGACAAGGCCACAGTGGAATCAGCTTTGAAAGCCCTCTTCGGGGAATCAAAACCGGCCAGAATGGGACGCTTCGCCTCCACGACGGAATCAGGCCAGCGTTGGGACTGGAACGGCCACGCCTTCGTGCTGGTCGCGCCTCCGAATGAGTATGTTGCTCTGCGAATCCTTCCTACCTCATCGATTGACGATACTGATGCGGACAGGAAGGCTTTTGCCGTAGCCAAGGCAAACCTTTCTCAACGTGTGAAGCATAAGGAAAACGGGGATGTGGTTATTACGGATCTCCCGATGATCGATCAGGGGCGCAAGGGATACTGTGTCCCGGCGACCTTCGAGAGAATCCTGCGCTACTACGGACTCTCGGAGGACATGAACATTCTCGCCATGGCCGGCCAGACCAAGGCTGGCGGAGGGACCAGCGTGAGCGGCATCGAGGGAGCCACCTACACCACGCTCCGGGATGCGGGAGCTATCATCACCAAAAAAAACTTTTCCGGGAGTATCCAGGAGATCAAGCCCATGATCGATGCGGGAAAACCACTACTCTTCACCCACTACAGCACGGAGGAGTTCAATAAGCGGGTCAATGAACGGATGACGCATCGCATCGCCGTGACGAACTGGGATGACTGGAGCACCCGATTCCTCCCCTCACTCAAAAAGACCATCCCGCTGAAGCCCGATCCCGAATACGGCCATATTTGCCTCATCATCGGCTACAATGAGAAGACCCGCGAAATCGCCATTTCAGACTCGTGGGGACGTGCGGCGAAAGAACGTTGGATGACGGAGGAGGAGGCCAAGCAGATTAAGCAGCCCGGCTCCCTCTCGGTCATCGAATGA
- the rpsN gene encoding 30S ribosomal protein S14: protein MAKTSWLERDKRKRETVAKWAELRAELKAKKDYIGLSQLPRNASPVRLVNRCQISGRRRAFLRRFKLSRITFRELATNGMIPGVTKSSW, encoded by the coding sequence ATGGCAAAGACTTCATGGCTTGAAAGAGATAAACGCAAACGCGAGACCGTCGCTAAGTGGGCGGAACTTCGTGCCGAGCTCAAGGCAAAGAAAGATTATATCGGCCTCAGCCAGCTTCCCCGCAATGCGAGCCCTGTCCGTCTGGTAAATCGCTGCCAGATCTCGGGACGTCGCCGCGCCTTCCTGCGCCGCTTCAAGCTCTCGCGTATCACATTCCGCGAATTGGCCACCAACGGAATGATTCCGGGCGTGACCAAGTCGAGCTGGTAA